AAAACTCGGCAATTGAAACGCTATGGCTATCTTCACTACCTGAACAAGGAACGTAAATACGCCATCCTTTATGTCGATAAGGACCAGGTAGAAGAAGCTGTCGAGGGACTCAAGAAAGTCCGACAAGTCATTAAAGTCACTGTCTCTCCCAAAGCTACCATCAACATGGATTTTACAGTGGCTTTAGACGGCGAAGAAGACCGCGCCAAAGTCATCAAGGAATTCGAGGACTTTATCTATCCACCGAAATAAACAAGCTAACGTAGCAGAAAAAACTGCTACGTTTTTTATTTGCTTGAGAATAAAAAGTTTGCGTAAAGCTAAATAAAGTTGTAAGAAAACCTACAATGTCAGTGATGTTGACCCAATGATGACAATTGTCATAAAAATGTAATTTATTTAATAATTTCTCTAGAAATATACAAATTGTTTGCTACAAATGGTTTTTATCGTGTCATACTTTAGTAATTTTATAAAATATGATTAAATTGTGAACTTTATGTGCTTTATTCATACAAAAAATAAAAATATCTGTTAAAATGAGAGATATGAGGGAGAGCGGTGATAAAATT
The nucleotide sequence above comes from Aerococcus urinae. Encoded proteins:
- a CDS encoding YlbG family protein — its product is MTNSHTQRQELVVWLNSTQKTRQLKRYGYLHYLNKERKYAILYVDKDQVEEAVEGLKKVRQVIKVTVSPKATINMDFTVALDGEEDRAKVIKEFEDFIYPPK